A stretch of the Anaerolineae bacterium genome encodes the following:
- the atpF gene encoding F0F1 ATP synthase subunit B, with protein MDKLGISLGYLIVQIFNFIVMFLVLKRFVYKPILGMLEKRRQAIAQGLEDARIAAEARANAEKEAEKIIAEAQAKAAQIVREASERAESVAREIKAAAEAEAAKAREQALAEVEAERNRMLGVLRSQVAALAIAAAQKLVGEALNEQRQHALIQEFFSGIKGGKVTVLDEVGELQGTEAEVVSALPLTEEEQETLRKDLLSKTGAQAVTFRVDPSIVGGLIIRVGDKVIDGSVAGQLQLLREKLG; from the coding sequence TTGGACAAGTTAGGCATTAGCCTGGGCTATCTGATAGTCCAAATTTTCAACTTTATTGTGATGTTCCTCGTGCTCAAGCGGTTTGTGTACAAACCGATCTTGGGCATGTTGGAGAAACGCCGCCAGGCCATTGCCCAAGGGCTGGAGGATGCCCGCATTGCGGCTGAAGCCCGGGCCAACGCCGAAAAGGAAGCGGAGAAGATCATCGCCGAGGCACAGGCCAAGGCGGCTCAGATTGTGCGGGAAGCCTCTGAACGGGCTGAATCCGTGGCGCGGGAGATTAAAGCCGCGGCCGAGGCCGAGGCGGCCAAGGCCCGTGAGCAGGCCCTGGCTGAGGTGGAGGCCGAGCGCAACCGCATGCTGGGTGTGTTGCGCAGTCAGGTGGCGGCCCTGGCTATCGCGGCGGCGCAGAAGTTGGTCGGCGAGGCCCTAAATGAGCAGCGGCAACATGCCTTGATTCAGGAGTTCTTCTCCGGCATCAAGGGCGGCAAGGTCACCGTGTTGGACGAAGTGGGCGAATTGCAGGGAACCGAGGCCGAGGTGGTCAGCGCCTTGCCGCTCACCGAGGAAGAGCAGGAGACCCTGCGCAAGGACCTTTTGAGCAAGACCGGTGCCCAGGCCGTCACCTTCCGGGTGGACCCCTCCATCGTGGGGGGGCTGATCATCCGTGTGGGCGACAAGGTCATCGACGGCTCGGTGGCTGGTCAATTGCAACTCCTGCGCGAAAAGTTGGGCTGA
- a CDS encoding UDP-N-acetylmuramoyl-L-alanyl-D-glutamate--2,6-diaminopimelate ligase yields the protein MQPRPPVFLTELLRHLPYPVEPPESDPPVTGVVADSRQVRSGDLFVAIQGVQVDGHRFIEAAIARGASAVVGTEPREGLSVPYIRVRDGREALAYLVAAFYGHPSRQMTLIGVTGTDGKTTTTNLIFHILKAAGLAAGMISTVNAVIGERVLDTGLHTTTPPAPEVQRYLAEMVEAGTTHVVLEATSHGLAQHRVTGCDFDIGVVTNITHEHLDFHGSYEAYRRAKARLFDLVAQAAVKPHDEIRLAVLNRDDASYAYLREWVRVRQVTYGLHPQAEVRAEEVRFTPQGLFFTAVGPGFRVPIASSLVGDYNVSNILAALTATVVGLGIDPEAARAGVAAVRSIPGRMERIDLGQAFTAIVDFAHTPNALRRALETARRLTRGRVIAVFGSAGLRDRAKRRMMAEVSAQLADITILTAEDPRTESLDAILAEMAAGAEAHGAVEGETYYRVPDRGEALRLAVRLARPGDVVIACGKGHEQSMCFGEIEYPWDDRTALRAALAELLGVEGLPMPYLPTQGPPPEEESDDAA from the coding sequence ATGCAGCCCCGGCCCCCTGTGTTTCTCACCGAATTGCTGCGCCATCTCCCGTATCCCGTGGAGCCACCGGAGAGCGACCCGCCCGTCACGGGTGTGGTGGCCGACTCGCGTCAGGTGCGCAGCGGGGATTTGTTCGTGGCGATCCAGGGCGTGCAGGTGGATGGGCACCGTTTCATCGAGGCGGCCATCGCCCGCGGGGCCTCGGCCGTGGTGGGTACGGAGCCGCGCGAGGGCCTGTCGGTGCCTTACATCCGCGTGCGCGACGGCCGGGAGGCGCTGGCTTATCTGGTGGCGGCGTTTTACGGCCACCCCTCGCGCCAGATGACCCTCATCGGTGTCACCGGCACCGACGGCAAGACGACCACCACCAACCTCATCTTTCACATCCTTAAGGCGGCGGGCCTGGCCGCCGGAATGATTTCCACGGTGAACGCGGTCATCGGCGAGCGGGTGTTGGATACCGGTCTGCACACCACCACCCCCCCTGCCCCTGAGGTGCAGCGCTACCTGGCCGAGATGGTCGAGGCCGGAACCACCCATGTGGTGCTGGAGGCCACTTCCCATGGGCTGGCGCAACATCGCGTGACCGGCTGTGACTTTGACATCGGCGTGGTGACCAACATCACCCACGAGCATCTGGACTTTCACGGCTCCTATGAGGCCTACCGGCGGGCCAAGGCGCGGTTATTCGATCTGGTGGCTCAGGCGGCGGTCAAGCCTCACGACGAGATTCGCTTAGCGGTGCTCAACCGCGACGACGCCTCCTATGCCTACCTGCGGGAATGGGTGCGCGTGCGGCAGGTCACCTATGGCTTGCACCCTCAGGCCGAGGTGCGCGCCGAAGAAGTGCGCTTTACCCCGCAAGGGCTGTTTTTCACCGCCGTGGGGCCGGGGTTCCGTGTGCCCATTGCCTCTTCGCTGGTGGGCGATTACAATGTGAGCAACATCCTGGCCGCGCTGACGGCCACCGTGGTGGGGCTGGGCATCGACCCCGAGGCCGCGCGCGCCGGGGTGGCGGCGGTGCGCAGCATCCCCGGTCGCATGGAGCGCATCGATTTGGGGCAGGCGTTCACCGCCATCGTGGATTTCGCCCACACCCCCAACGCCTTGCGGCGCGCCCTGGAAACCGCGCGGCGACTGACCCGTGGGCGGGTGATCGCCGTCTTTGGCAGCGCCGGACTGCGCGACCGGGCCAAGCGGCGCATGATGGCCGAGGTTTCGGCCCAGCTGGCCGACATCACCATCCTCACCGCCGAGGACCCGCGCACCGAATCCTTAGACGCCATCCTGGCCGAGATGGCCGCCGGGGCGGAGGCCCACGGCGCCGTGGAAGGGGAGACCTACTATCGCGTGCCCGACCGCGGCGAGGCGCTGCGCCTGGCGGTGCGTCTGGCCCGGCCCGGCGATGTGGTCATCGCCTGCGGCAAGGGCCACGAACAGAGCATGTGTTTCGGCGAAATCGAATACCCCTGGGATGACCGGACGGCCTTGCGGGCGGCGCTGGCCGAGTTGTTGGGCGTAGAGGGCCTGCCCATGCCCTACTTGCCCACCCAGGGCCCTCCGCCGGAGGAGGAGAGCGACGATGCGGCGTGA